A genomic window from Streptomyces sp. WMMC940 includes:
- a CDS encoding HSP90 family protein, which translates to MSPSETAHTFQVDLRGLVDLLSHHLYSSPRVYLRELLQNAVDAITARQAVAPDAPGTITVRTGDTLTVTDTGIGLTEADVHRFLATIGRSSKRTAEGALDGAGLESARGEFIGQFGIGLLACFVVADEITVLSRSAADPAAPAVEWRGHSDGRYTIRTLPSSAVPEPGTTVRLVPRADNAEWTSPRRVVDLARHYGSLLRHEVTVVDPHGEKERINDTPPWEQTHRSPLAHREALTAFCRDRFDFTPLDTIELDLPAAGLRGVAYVLPTAVSPAQRAGHRVHLKGMLLTDQAPELLPDWAFFVRCVVDTTSLRPTASRESLYEDGTLSAVRDALGDRIRDWLTGLAASDPALLHRFIDTHHLAVKALARYDDELLRVVLPWLPFETTDGNVTLEEFARTHPTLLVTHSVEEFRQVAPIAAAAGLGVVNGGYTYDRDLVHRLPEIRPGTSVSDLDPATVTAHLDAVDPTAELRAAAFLLVARETIGTHDCDVVLRDFQPVTAPALLLDNREARHERTRSSLAAESDGLWADILGSLRHQTPRAQLVLNHLNPLVRQAITISERGLAVTTAEALYGQALLLSRRPLKASESALLNRAFIGLLTHAMHNPGTDAFGSGPRKDI; encoded by the coding sequence GTGTCCCCTTCCGAGACCGCCCATACCTTCCAGGTCGACCTGCGCGGACTGGTCGACCTGCTCTCCCACCACCTCTACTCGAGTCCCCGCGTCTATCTGCGCGAGCTGCTCCAGAACGCCGTGGACGCCATCACCGCCCGTCAGGCCGTCGCCCCGGATGCGCCCGGCACGATCACCGTGCGCACCGGTGACACGCTCACCGTCACGGACACCGGCATCGGACTGACCGAGGCCGACGTCCACCGTTTCCTCGCCACCATCGGCCGCAGCTCCAAACGGACCGCCGAAGGCGCCCTGGACGGCGCCGGACTCGAGTCCGCCCGCGGCGAGTTCATCGGCCAGTTCGGCATCGGTCTGCTGGCGTGCTTCGTCGTCGCCGACGAGATCACCGTGCTCAGCCGGTCCGCGGCCGACCCCGCGGCGCCCGCGGTCGAATGGCGCGGCCACTCCGACGGCCGGTACACGATCCGTACGCTGCCGTCCTCGGCCGTGCCGGAGCCGGGCACCACCGTGCGGCTCGTCCCCCGGGCCGACAACGCCGAGTGGACGAGCCCGCGGCGGGTCGTCGACCTGGCCCGGCACTACGGCAGCCTGCTGCGACACGAGGTCACTGTCGTGGACCCGCACGGCGAGAAGGAGCGGATCAACGACACGCCGCCTTGGGAGCAGACCCACCGCTCCCCGCTCGCCCACCGCGAGGCGCTGACCGCGTTCTGCCGCGACCGGTTCGACTTCACCCCGCTCGACACCATCGAGCTGGACCTGCCGGCGGCCGGGCTGCGCGGTGTCGCGTACGTGCTGCCGACGGCCGTGAGCCCGGCGCAGCGCGCCGGACACCGGGTGCACCTGAAGGGCATGCTGCTCACCGACCAGGCGCCCGAGCTGCTGCCGGACTGGGCGTTCTTCGTGCGCTGCGTGGTCGACACCACCAGCCTGCGACCGACGGCCTCGCGCGAGTCGCTGTACGAGGACGGCACGCTGTCTGCCGTACGGGACGCCCTGGGCGACCGGATCCGGGACTGGCTCACCGGGCTCGCGGCCAGCGACCCTGCGCTGCTGCACCGGTTCATCGACACCCACCACCTCGCGGTGAAGGCGCTGGCGCGCTACGACGACGAGCTGCTGCGGGTGGTGCTGCCCTGGCTGCCGTTCGAGACCACCGACGGCAACGTCACGCTGGAGGAGTTCGCACGCACGCATCCGACGCTGCTGGTCACCCACAGTGTGGAGGAGTTCCGGCAGGTCGCCCCGATCGCCGCGGCGGCCGGCCTGGGCGTGGTCAACGGCGGCTACACCTATGACCGCGATCTCGTGCACCGGCTGCCGGAGATCCGTCCCGGCACCTCGGTGAGCGACCTCGACCCGGCCACCGTCACCGCCCATCTGGACGCGGTGGACCCGACGGCCGAACTGCGGGCGGCGGCGTTCCTGCTCGTCGCCCGGGAGACGATCGGCACGCACGACTGCGACGTCGTGCTGCGCGACTTCCAGCCGGTGACCGCCCCGGCACTGCTGCTCGACAACCGGGAGGCGCGCCACGAGCGGACCCGGTCGAGCCTCGCCGCCGAGAGCGACGGTCTGTGGGCCGACATCCTGGGCTCTCTGCGGCACCAGACGCCGCGCGCCCAGCTGGTCCTGAACCACCTCAACCCGCTGGTGCGCCAGGCGATCACGATCTCCGAGCGCGGTCTGGCCGTCACCACCGCCGAGGCGCTGTACGGGCAGGCCCTGCTGCTCAGCCGCCGCCCGCTGAAGGCGAGCGAGAGTGCCCTGCTGAACCGGGCCTTCATCGGCCTGCTCACCCACGCCATGCACAACCCCGGCACGGACGCGTTCGGTTCCGGGCCCCGGAAGGACATCTGA
- a CDS encoding tetratricopeptide repeat protein, which produces MLETPEAVIEALRENHDRPHGPQRTVTAEELVEVAGQFEKPDVLVTALLELMSAYEFTGEYRKSPVVFGRLLKLWDESPEEFSEWEAHQVYWRFKWVATSLLDVPDVSLASIRGWIDETLRRYEKAGHGTQPVAAMRYHVAAHTGAGVADAYDLWVTRPRTELSDCEACETRHLAAHQMNGGDDAGALDMLRPVLDEAIGCAEEPQMSQALALGALLRSGRLDEARSHHLTGYRRVRGNTGMQAWVGRHLEFCVLSRNEGRGLEILAENRPLFEATGAPLAHLDFLTGTELLLARIVEDGHADTVVAGPPGRSWTADELLVHVRAEADRLTAAFDARNGTTAVGDRRRERLSQRPLLGAPLPLGLRTSVARPATAAAAPVTAPANAAPAAVAIPEDFVTLVREARRMASAGHPGDARLWTRIAERLADGSAVHDDVLGPQELLRAELAEQRAIELTMADRDDEATVEAHQAAELYERLGMPWQALSTRARALAWTNPSADGDAEPAGGAERLDSNGIRDALDELLHEAERLCTEVPFTREALGAAEAAACDDLEQERKLAYLTVYHARTHAAYRELGRGGPEASPGAVERFEACVQALHTEAERLSVPHQVANARQFAADVACRHGDLVRAEEELRAALKDLEAADRPWRGSRPRALLAQILMAQERPQEAAELLYQAIADAVRYDDVDFPMAPTYAMLGHAVSHMGDHAGAVRHLSEAAARFDQSGVPEEAADVRLQLVDVLMRTDQQADAVAVLESLVAEEAAAALDERMVAQARLMLARGLRELEEFLPSAEEFLRLADAVSGWEDDAPVQTMVTADTAIALALAGRWDAAGTAYERALAAHEQAPNPSLLMHMMREFARLVVNAHGLEGLETALKHLAQADALAASVPEGTEGFVPWFERGTVHYRRGRVLAEAERFEEALAEAEAAVAAHEQGGEEGEPARAEAVRVAALIEGNALRRFKEAIARLTTAAERCQKAGLSEAAQILDALRQDYMSRLTEGR; this is translated from the coding sequence ATGCTGGAAACCCCCGAGGCCGTGATCGAGGCACTGCGTGAGAACCACGACCGCCCGCACGGTCCGCAGCGCACCGTCACCGCCGAAGAACTCGTCGAAGTGGCCGGTCAGTTCGAGAAGCCGGACGTCCTGGTCACCGCTCTGCTGGAGCTCATGTCGGCGTACGAGTTCACCGGCGAGTACCGCAAGTCGCCGGTCGTCTTCGGCCGACTGCTGAAGCTGTGGGACGAGTCTCCCGAGGAATTCAGCGAGTGGGAGGCCCACCAGGTCTACTGGCGGTTCAAGTGGGTGGCGACCTCGCTGCTCGACGTGCCCGACGTATCGCTGGCCTCGATCCGTGGCTGGATCGACGAGACACTGCGCCGGTACGAGAAGGCCGGGCACGGCACGCAGCCCGTGGCGGCGATGCGCTACCACGTCGCGGCCCACACGGGGGCGGGGGTCGCCGACGCGTACGACCTGTGGGTCACGCGGCCGCGCACCGAGCTGAGCGACTGCGAGGCGTGCGAGACCCGGCACCTGGCCGCGCACCAGATGAACGGGGGCGACGACGCCGGGGCGCTCGACATGCTGCGGCCGGTCCTCGACGAGGCGATCGGCTGCGCCGAGGAGCCGCAGATGAGCCAGGCGCTGGCGCTCGGGGCGCTACTGCGCTCCGGCCGGCTCGACGAGGCCCGCTCGCACCACCTGACCGGCTACCGCCGGGTCCGCGGCAACACCGGCATGCAGGCCTGGGTCGGCCGGCACCTGGAGTTCTGCGTGCTGTCCCGCAACGAGGGCCGCGGCCTCGAGATCCTCGCCGAGAACCGGCCGCTGTTCGAGGCGACCGGCGCTCCGCTGGCCCATCTGGACTTCCTGACCGGCACCGAGCTGCTGCTCGCCCGGATCGTCGAGGACGGGCATGCCGACACGGTCGTCGCGGGCCCGCCGGGACGGAGCTGGACGGCGGACGAACTGCTCGTGCACGTCCGCGCCGAGGCGGACCGGCTGACGGCGGCGTTCGACGCCCGCAACGGCACGACGGCGGTCGGGGACCGTCGCCGGGAGCGTCTGTCGCAGCGTCCGCTGCTCGGCGCGCCGCTGCCGCTGGGCCTGAGGACGTCCGTCGCCCGCCCGGCGACGGCCGCGGCTGCGCCGGTGACGGCTCCCGCCAACGCGGCTCCCGCCGCCGTCGCGATCCCCGAGGACTTCGTGACCCTGGTGCGCGAGGCACGGCGGATGGCGAGCGCGGGTCACCCCGGGGACGCCCGGCTGTGGACCCGGATCGCCGAGCGTCTGGCCGACGGCAGCGCGGTGCACGACGACGTGCTCGGCCCGCAGGAGCTGCTCCGGGCGGAACTCGCCGAGCAGCGGGCAATCGAGCTGACGATGGCGGACCGCGACGACGAGGCCACCGTGGAGGCGCACCAGGCCGCTGAGCTGTACGAGCGTCTCGGCATGCCGTGGCAGGCGCTGTCCACGCGGGCCCGCGCCCTCGCCTGGACGAACCCGTCGGCCGACGGGGACGCCGAGCCGGCCGGGGGAGCCGAGCGGTTGGACTCCAACGGGATCCGGGACGCCCTCGACGAACTCCTCCACGAGGCCGAACGACTGTGCACCGAGGTCCCGTTCACGCGCGAGGCCCTCGGGGCGGCGGAGGCGGCGGCCTGCGACGACCTGGAGCAGGAACGCAAGCTGGCGTATCTCACGGTGTACCACGCCCGCACGCACGCGGCCTACCGGGAGCTGGGCCGCGGCGGTCCGGAGGCCTCCCCGGGCGCCGTCGAGCGCTTCGAGGCGTGCGTCCAGGCCCTGCACACCGAGGCGGAGCGGCTGTCCGTCCCTCACCAGGTCGCCAACGCACGGCAGTTCGCCGCGGACGTGGCCTGCCGCCACGGCGACCTCGTGCGCGCCGAGGAGGAGCTGCGCGCCGCGCTGAAGGACCTGGAGGCCGCCGACCGGCCGTGGCGCGGTTCGCGCCCGCGCGCCCTGCTCGCCCAGATCCTGATGGCACAGGAGCGACCGCAGGAGGCGGCAGAGCTGTTGTATCAGGCGATCGCGGACGCGGTGCGGTACGACGACGTGGACTTCCCGATGGCGCCGACGTACGCGATGCTCGGCCACGCGGTCTCGCACATGGGCGACCACGCGGGCGCGGTGCGCCACCTGTCGGAGGCGGCAGCGCGGTTCGATCAGTCCGGAGTGCCCGAGGAGGCGGCGGACGTGCGGCTGCAGCTGGTCGACGTCCTGATGCGGACGGACCAGCAGGCCGACGCGGTCGCGGTCCTGGAGTCGCTGGTCGCGGAGGAGGCGGCGGCCGCGCTCGACGAACGGATGGTCGCCCAGGCTCGGCTGATGCTGGCGCGCGGGTTGCGGGAACTGGAGGAGTTCCTGCCGTCGGCCGAGGAGTTCCTGCGGCTGGCGGACGCCGTCTCCGGCTGGGAGGACGACGCCCCTGTCCAGACCATGGTGACCGCCGACACGGCCATCGCGCTGGCTCTGGCGGGCCGATGGGACGCGGCGGGCACGGCGTACGAGCGGGCCTTGGCGGCACACGAGCAGGCGCCGAACCCGTCCCTGCTCATGCACATGATGCGCGAGTTCGCGCGTCTGGTCGTGAACGCGCACGGCTTGGAGGGCCTGGAGACGGCGCTGAAGCATCTCGCCCAGGCGGACGCGCTGGCGGCATCCGTGCCGGAGGGTACGGAGGGCTTCGTGCCCTGGTTCGAGCGGGGCACCGTGCACTACCGCCGGGGCCGCGTCCTGGCGGAGGCGGAGCGGTTCGAGGAGGCCCTGGCCGAGGCGGAGGCCGCCGTCGCCGCCCACGAACAGGGCGGCGAGGAGGGCGAGCCGGCGCGTGCCGAGGCGGTCCGGGTCGCCGCGCTGATCGAGGGCAACGCGCTGCGCCGGTTCAAGGAGGCCATCGCCCGGCTGACGACGGCGGCGGAACGCTGCCAGAAGGCCGGCCTCTCGGAGGCAGCGCAGATCCTCGACGCGCTGCGGCAGGACTACATGTCGCGACTGACGGAAGGCCGTTGA
- a CDS encoding DUF7676 family protein: MTTTEPTVVETPGGGTQHVWPLPVDEATLLDLVTTVFTDHWQHIHFGPIIEGAAWEVGAPGAPTAITMNDGYATVDFGAWHFHLCIGEHTASGPELGRIRRCSRAELYRSIGSDGSPVSWGARLFNGRDEQMMTVLLPNPFLTDRQEILDTPDFTRLTAWDALRDRFLGLSPDPLDRTGKGFRHSG, encoded by the coding sequence ATGACCACGACCGAGCCGACCGTCGTCGAGACCCCCGGCGGCGGCACCCAGCACGTGTGGCCCCTCCCGGTCGACGAAGCCACCCTCCTCGACCTCGTCACCACCGTCTTCACCGACCACTGGCAGCACATCCACTTCGGGCCCATCATCGAAGGCGCCGCCTGGGAGGTCGGCGCCCCGGGCGCCCCCACCGCCATCACCATGAACGACGGATACGCCACCGTCGACTTCGGCGCCTGGCACTTCCACCTGTGCATCGGCGAGCACACCGCCTCCGGCCCCGAACTCGGCCGGATCCGCCGCTGCTCTCGCGCCGAGCTCTACCGCAGCATCGGCTCCGACGGCTCTCCCGTCAGCTGGGGGGCTCGGCTGTTCAACGGCCGCGACGAGCAGATGATGACCGTCCTGCTGCCCAACCCGTTCCTCACGGACCGCCAGGAGATTCTCGACACCCCCGACTTCACCCGACTCACCGCATGGGACGCCCTCCGCGACCGCTTCCTCGGCCTCTCACCCGATCCCCTCGACCGCACCGGCAAGGGGTTTCGGCACAGCGGCTGA
- a CDS encoding (2Fe-2S)-binding protein, which translates to MVTTALTRDALARVSTIGPYFALATGPHPEGGGTSRAEGSTGGFRPLTDLYTDPGALEECIRTVSGRLRTDQPRVAASTLHLGTASRLWSVALGCATLTGRVPDLAPDRLWWRPPASGPLDLWLPDVKEVDQEPLPALLHTVAVQNLAPWGDAVRHVAGVSPHTLRGNAASALIGAHRVLLARAPGPFLPVVPLVRALLDRPPLAGAGAYRTTPPGPLAFRRRSCCLYYRVPDAGTCGDCVLNPKEKTS; encoded by the coding sequence ATGGTGACCACGGCCCTCACCCGCGACGCCCTGGCGCGAGTGTCCACGATCGGCCCCTACTTCGCACTGGCCACCGGCCCGCACCCCGAGGGTGGGGGTACCTCCCGGGCCGAAGGCTCCACGGGAGGCTTCCGGCCACTGACCGACCTGTACACGGACCCGGGTGCGCTGGAGGAATGCATACGAACCGTCTCCGGGCGGCTGAGGACCGATCAGCCCCGGGTGGCCGCGTCCACCCTGCACCTGGGCACCGCCTCCCGGCTCTGGTCGGTTGCCCTGGGCTGCGCCACGCTCACCGGCCGCGTCCCCGATCTGGCGCCCGACCGGTTGTGGTGGCGCCCGCCCGCCTCCGGCCCCCTCGACCTGTGGCTCCCCGACGTGAAGGAGGTCGACCAGGAACCGCTCCCGGCCCTGCTCCACACCGTCGCCGTCCAGAACCTGGCTCCGTGGGGCGACGCCGTACGGCACGTGGCCGGCGTGTCGCCGCACACCCTGCGCGGCAACGCCGCCTCGGCGCTGATCGGAGCCCATCGCGTCCTGCTGGCTAGGGCGCCGGGCCCCTTCCTCCCCGTCGTACCGCTCGTTCGCGCGCTGCTGGACCGGCCGCCGCTGGCGGGCGCCGGAGCGTACCGCACCACTCCTCCCGGACCGCTCGCCTTCCGACGCCGCAGCTGCTGCCTGTACTACCGAGTGCCCGACGCCGGCACCTGCGGTGACTGCGTCCTCAACCCCAAGGAGAAGACCTCATGA
- a CDS encoding ABC transporter ATP-binding protein, producing MTGTMTEPVTDATDGPDRPGGLVTQGLAVGYRTRSPRRGRGAERAVLAGLDLEARAGELTVLLGPNGAGKSTLLRTLCGLLPPLDGRIRVGGADLARTSPTALARRLAVVLTDRVDPGLLSVQELAGLGRHPHTGFTGRLTAVDHAAVEWSLKAVGAWHLADRPASELSDGERQRVLTARALAQEPEVVLLDEPTAFLDVPSRVALTVLLRDLARDKGLTVVVSTHDLELALRVADAVWLVDRTSRVHAGAPEDLIRSGAVAGAFDADHLAFDPASGTFGLRRTARAAVAVATPADVLPLLERALAREGLAVADQGDPPAGMKVSWDGADRLDLTGPDGRTVRVRGFHELTRTVRTW from the coding sequence ATGACCGGCACCATGACCGAGCCAGTCACGGACGCGACCGACGGGCCGGACCGCCCCGGCGGCCTGGTCACGCAGGGGCTCGCCGTCGGCTACCGCACCCGGTCGCCGCGACGCGGGCGCGGAGCGGAGCGGGCCGTGCTCGCGGGGCTCGACCTCGAAGCACGGGCCGGCGAGTTGACCGTCCTGCTCGGCCCCAACGGCGCGGGCAAGTCCACGCTGCTGCGGACCCTGTGCGGACTGCTGCCGCCGCTGGACGGCCGGATCCGGGTCGGCGGGGCCGACCTGGCACGGACGTCGCCGACCGCGCTCGCCCGGCGGCTGGCGGTGGTCCTGACCGACCGGGTGGACCCCGGGCTCCTGTCCGTACAGGAACTGGCCGGGCTCGGCCGCCACCCGCACACCGGGTTCACCGGCCGCCTCACCGCGGTCGATCACGCTGCCGTCGAGTGGTCGCTGAAGGCGGTGGGCGCGTGGCATCTGGCGGACCGGCCGGCCTCCGAACTCTCCGACGGCGAACGCCAGCGCGTCCTGACCGCGCGCGCACTCGCCCAGGAACCCGAGGTCGTCCTTCTCGACGAGCCGACCGCTTTCCTCGACGTCCCCTCGCGGGTGGCTCTCACCGTGCTGCTGCGCGACCTGGCCCGGGACAAGGGCCTGACCGTCGTGGTCAGTACGCACGATCTGGAGCTGGCCCTGCGGGTGGCCGACGCCGTCTGGCTCGTCGACCGCACATCCCGTGTTCACGCCGGAGCACCCGAGGACCTGATCCGCAGCGGCGCCGTCGCGGGGGCGTTCGACGCCGACCACCTCGCGTTCGACCCGGCCTCCGGCACCTTCGGCCTGCGTCGCACCGCACGCGCCGCCGTCGCGGTGGCCACGCCGGCCGATGTGCTCCCGCTCCTCGAACGCGCCCTCGCCCGGGAAGGGCTGGCCGTCGCGGACCAGGGTGACCCGCCCGCCGGCATGAAGGTGAGCTGGGATGGTGCGGACCGGCTTGACCTCACCGGACCGGACGGACGGACCGTCCGCGTCCGAGGCTTCCACGAGCTCACGCGGACGGTGCGGACATGGTGA
- a CDS encoding FecCD family ABC transporter permease → MRRRLVVVLALAAGTALLLVLTIATGSHPVPVAEVVRVLFGGTAEDPRWTVIVEQVRLPRALTAAAVGAALAVAGVQMQTLFRNALADPFSLGVSSGAGMGVAAVVVGTGGVAGSFTGDLAGLGRVGVVIAASLGAAAVLALVLLLSRWVRSAVTLLVIGVMIGSAATAVVGVMLVYARPERAQQFVMWGLGSFSATTWPDLHVMLPVIGAGLLTALLTAKRLNALLLGEDYARTMGLNVRRSRDLALFGTALLAGAATAFCGPIAFLGLAVPHLTRVVLGTSDHRALIPASMLAGAFLALACALLSQPPGTDAVLPLNAITSLFGAPVVIAFLIRSRRGVRGVAS, encoded by the coding sequence GTGCGACGGCGCCTCGTGGTCGTCCTCGCACTCGCGGCCGGCACCGCCCTGCTGTTGGTCCTCACCATCGCGACCGGCTCCCATCCGGTGCCGGTCGCGGAGGTGGTGCGGGTGCTGTTCGGCGGCACCGCCGAGGACCCGCGCTGGACCGTGATCGTCGAGCAGGTCCGGCTGCCGCGTGCGCTGACCGCCGCCGCTGTCGGCGCCGCGCTCGCGGTGGCCGGCGTGCAGATGCAGACCCTGTTCCGCAACGCACTGGCCGACCCGTTCTCCCTCGGGGTGAGCTCGGGCGCCGGCATGGGCGTCGCCGCCGTGGTGGTCGGCACCGGTGGGGTCGCCGGCAGCTTCACCGGCGACCTGGCCGGCCTCGGGCGCGTGGGCGTCGTCATCGCCGCCTCACTCGGCGCCGCCGCCGTACTGGCCCTCGTCCTGCTGCTCTCGCGATGGGTACGGTCAGCCGTCACCCTGCTCGTCATCGGCGTCATGATCGGCTCGGCGGCCACCGCCGTGGTCGGGGTGATGCTCGTCTACGCCCGGCCCGAAAGGGCTCAGCAGTTCGTCATGTGGGGACTGGGCAGCTTCAGCGCCACGACCTGGCCCGACCTCCACGTCATGCTGCCCGTCATCGGCGCCGGCCTGCTGACAGCGCTGCTCACCGCCAAACGTCTCAACGCCCTGCTGCTCGGCGAGGACTACGCCCGCACCATGGGCCTGAACGTACGGCGCAGCCGTGATCTGGCGTTGTTCGGCACAGCGCTCCTGGCGGGTGCGGCCACCGCGTTCTGCGGGCCGATCGCCTTCCTCGGCCTGGCCGTCCCGCACCTGACGCGGGTGGTGCTGGGGACCTCGGACCACCGGGCGCTCATCCCGGCGTCGATGCTCGCCGGGGCGTTCCTGGCGCTGGCGTGCGCGCTGCTGAGCCAGCCGCCCGGCACGGATGCCGTGCTGCCGCTGAACGCCATCACGTCACTGTTCGGCGCACCCGTCGTCATCGCGTTCCTGATCCGCAGCCGCCGCGGCGTACGAGGAGTGGCCTCATGA